A stretch of Vigna angularis cultivar LongXiaoDou No.4 chromosome 4, ASM1680809v1, whole genome shotgun sequence DNA encodes these proteins:
- the LOC108331557 gene encoding sister chromatid cohesion protein PDS5 homolog C isoform X1: protein MATTDKELEDQLLEAGNKLADPPSSVEDLLSLLDQVESFLSKVEQSPSNSMQIALSPSLKALIADKLLRHSDDDVKVAVASCISEITRITAPDAPYDDDQMKEVFQLIVSSFENLHDTLSRSYAKRTSILETVAKVRSCVVMLDLECDALILEMFQHFFKAIREYHPENVFSSMETIMTLVLEESEDISLDLLSTLLARVKKDDKEAFPIAKKLGERVLESCATKLKPYLGQAVKSSGIPMGDYSLVLSSICQDASDALEKNYTCVTSEHTEDKSELAKRPREESAHVVEKDPREVSSPSQQENPDVNISPKSVMSNGVACVEEGTALTNSKSIKKQEDAECSNHSEGLNISGHEVCNDLDSEKVDNSKSKPEQSTKRRRKKSSSSTKSAKLSKGQVAANDKETEKKLENNSKKVPSSPHEDHFVEAEAAGPSENDKEVDAKTLSPKVYNNESEVASPLGENLHDESRSKKLGRTKRKDGPVKDVAGEDVSKVSGGGASDSEAKPTRRSMKKALGQNSVRKTSVVDSVKKGSGAATDADAKKHSAKKLDENKKGSGGSSSKQIGDKKKGGRTKANPETDLAKSTATDVDREVVSSPRPGTKSTKDESSEETPKANVKRKRSSGKENESDVKDYGENLVGLRVKVWWPEDREFYKGVIHSFYSGKKKHKVLYDDGDEETLNLVKEKWKLIEAGSDADEEGQSDRESLDASTDMPPKKKGKTSAGESTKQGKVDGSSKSGGAAASSRSKGVSVKSSQKSKDGNKSKDSKTISKSEDRVSRKSKDGTPKSGSSKIVAAAVKKMSNKSKSSDTSKANESKDDDTSKPKSAAKSKQETPKGGKSKQETLKSAISKGKPLKGGGKSDANGSGKVKSGLTKRKYAEDENSDA, encoded by the exons CAAGTAGAGAGCTTCCTATCAAAGGTTGAACAGTCACCTTCAAACTCTATGCAAATTGCACTCTCTCCATCATTGAAAGCATTGATTGCAGACAAACTTCTGAGGCACTCAGATGATGATGTCAAAGTCGCAGTTGCCTCTTGCATCAGTGAAATAACAAGAATCACTGCACCTGATGCTCCTTATGATGATGATCAAATGAAG GAGGTCTTTCAATTAATAGTATCTTCTTTTGAAAATCTACATGATACGTTAAGTCGATCATATGCAAAGAGGACCTCAATTCTTGAAACTGTTGCAAAAGTCAGATCATGTGTTGTAATGCTGGATCTTGAATGTGATGCCCTGATTTTGGAGATGTTTCAGCATTTCTTTAAAGCAATAAG GGAATATCATCCAGAAAATGTTTTTTCATCCATGGAAACAATTATGACCCTTGTTCTAGAGGAAAGTGAAGATATATCCTTAGACCTGCTGTCTACACTTCTGGCCAGAGTTAAAAAAGATGACAAG GAAGCTTTTCCAATTGCCAAAAAATTGGGTGAGAGGGTCCTTGAAAGTTGTGCAACCAAGCTTAAACCCTATTTGGGTCAAGCAGTGAAATCCTCGGGTATACCTATGGGTGATTATAGTTTGGTACTTTCTTCAATATGCCAAGACGCATCTGATGCCTTGGAGAAAAATTATACATGTGTTACAAGTGAGCACACG GAAGATAAGAGTGAGTTGGCAAAACGACCACGTGAGGAGTCGGCACAT GTAGTCGAAAAGGATCCAAGGGAAGTTAGTAGTCCCTCTCAACAAGAAAATCCTGATGTGAATATATCTCCAAAGTCGGTCATGAGCAATGGTGTTGCATGCGTTGAAGAAGGTACTGCTTTAACTAATTCCAAGTCCATTAAAAAGCAAGAGGATGCTGAATGCTCTAATCACTCTGAAGGTTTGAATATATCTGGTCATGAGGTGTGTAATGATTTAGACTCTGAAAAAGTTGACAACAGTAAAAGTAAGCCAGAACAATCTACCAAGAGACGAAGGAAGAAATCAAGCTCTTCAACTAAATCTGCAAAACTTTCCAAGGGTCAAGTTGCTGCTAATGATAAGGAAACTGAGAAAAAACTTGAAAACAACAGCAAGAAAGTACCCAGTTCCCCTCACGAGGACCATTTTGTTGAAGCAGAAGCAGCAGGACCTTCAGAGAATGACAAAGAGGTTGATGCTAAGACTTTATCACCAAAGGTATACAACAATGAATCTGAAGTTGCTTCTCCACTAGGTGAGAACCTCCATGATGAAAGTCGATCGAAGAAACTTGGACGAACAAAAAGGAAAGATGGCCCTGTAAAAGATGTGGCTGGAGAAGATGTTTCTAAGGTTTCTGGGGGAGGAGCTAGTGATTCAGAAGCCAAACCTACGAGGCGGTCAATGAAAAAGGCACTTGGTCAGAATTCTGTGAGAAAGACTAGTGTTGTAGATTCAGTTAAAAAAGGAAGTGGGGCAGCAACTGATGCAGATGCTAAGAAGCATTCAGCGAAGAAAttagatgaaaacaaaaagggTAGTGGCGGGTCCTCTTCAAAGCAGATTGGGGACAAGAAAAAGGGAGGGAGGACGAAAGCTAACCCTGAAACAGATCTAGCAAAATCAACTGCTACCGATGTGGACAGG gaAGTGGTTTCTTCTCCAAGGCCTGGTACAAAATCAACTAAAGATGAAAGTTCAGAGGAGACTCCCAAGGCAAATGTGAAAAGGAAACGCAGTtcaggaaaagaaaat GAGTCTGATGTGAAGGACTATGGTGAAAACCTTGTTGGTTTACGAGTCAAAGTTTGGTGGCCTGAGGATCGTGA GTTTTACAAAGGTGttattcattctttttattCTGGCAAAAAGAAGCACAAG GTCTTGTACgatgatggtgatgaagaaACATTAAATCTCGTGAAGGAAAAGTGGAAGTTAATTGAAGCTGGTTCAGATGCAGATGAG GAAGGACAAAGTGATCGTGAAAGTCTTGATGCTTCCACCGATAT GCCACCgaagaagaaagggaaaacCAGTGCTGGTGAATCAACTAAGCAAGGAAAGGTGGATGGTTCTTCCAAAAG CGGTGGAGCTGCAGCCTCCAGTAGATCAAAGGGTGTATCCGTGAAGTCTAGCCAAAAGTCCAAAGATGGAAACAAATCCAAAGATTCCAAGACTATTAGCAAATCTGAGGACCGAGTTAGCAGAAAATCTAAGGACGGTACTCCTAAAAGTGGTAGCAGTAAAATTGTTGCAGCTGCTGTTAAGAAAATGAGTAATAAATCCAAAAGCTCTGATACTTCCAAGGCTAACGAATCAAAGGATGATGACACTAGCAAGCCAAAATCTGCTGCCAAGTCTAAGCAAGAAACTCCAAAAGGTGGGAAATCCAAGCAAGAAACCTTGAAGTCTGCCATTTCTAAAGGAAAACCTCTTAAAGGTGGTGGAAAGAGTGATGCTAATGGTAGTGGTAAGGTGAAATCTGGTTTAACGAAGAGAAAATATGCGGAGGATGAAAACTCAGATGCTTGA
- the LOC108331557 gene encoding sister chromatid cohesion protein PDS5 homolog C isoform X2, with translation MATTDKELEDQLLEAGNKLADPPSSVEDLLSLLDQVESFLSKVEQSPSNSMQIALSPSLKALIADKLLRHSDDDVKVAVASCISEITRITAPDAPYDDDQMKEVFQLIVSSFENLHDTLSRSYAKRTSILETVAKVRSCVVMLDLECDALILEMFQHFFKAIREYHPENVFSSMETIMTLVLEESEDISLDLLSTLLARVKKDDKEAFPIAKKLGERVLESCATKLKPYLGQAVKSSGIPMGDYSLVLSSICQDASDALEKNYTCVTSEHTEDKSELAKRPREESAHVVEKDPREVSSPSQQENPDVNISPKSVMSNGVACVEEGLNISGHEVCNDLDSEKVDNSKSKPEQSTKRRRKKSSSSTKSAKLSKGQVAANDKETEKKLENNSKKVPSSPHEDHFVEAEAAGPSENDKEVDAKTLSPKVYNNESEVASPLGENLHDESRSKKLGRTKRKDGPVKDVAGEDVSKVSGGGASDSEAKPTRRSMKKALGQNSVRKTSVVDSVKKGSGAATDADAKKHSAKKLDENKKGSGGSSSKQIGDKKKGGRTKANPETDLAKSTATDVDREVVSSPRPGTKSTKDESSEETPKANVKRKRSSGKENESDVKDYGENLVGLRVKVWWPEDREFYKGVIHSFYSGKKKHKVLYDDGDEETLNLVKEKWKLIEAGSDADEEGQSDRESLDASTDMPPKKKGKTSAGESTKQGKVDGSSKSGGAAASSRSKGVSVKSSQKSKDGNKSKDSKTISKSEDRVSRKSKDGTPKSGSSKIVAAAVKKMSNKSKSSDTSKANESKDDDTSKPKSAAKSKQETPKGGKSKQETLKSAISKGKPLKGGGKSDANGSGKVKSGLTKRKYAEDENSDA, from the exons CAAGTAGAGAGCTTCCTATCAAAGGTTGAACAGTCACCTTCAAACTCTATGCAAATTGCACTCTCTCCATCATTGAAAGCATTGATTGCAGACAAACTTCTGAGGCACTCAGATGATGATGTCAAAGTCGCAGTTGCCTCTTGCATCAGTGAAATAACAAGAATCACTGCACCTGATGCTCCTTATGATGATGATCAAATGAAG GAGGTCTTTCAATTAATAGTATCTTCTTTTGAAAATCTACATGATACGTTAAGTCGATCATATGCAAAGAGGACCTCAATTCTTGAAACTGTTGCAAAAGTCAGATCATGTGTTGTAATGCTGGATCTTGAATGTGATGCCCTGATTTTGGAGATGTTTCAGCATTTCTTTAAAGCAATAAG GGAATATCATCCAGAAAATGTTTTTTCATCCATGGAAACAATTATGACCCTTGTTCTAGAGGAAAGTGAAGATATATCCTTAGACCTGCTGTCTACACTTCTGGCCAGAGTTAAAAAAGATGACAAG GAAGCTTTTCCAATTGCCAAAAAATTGGGTGAGAGGGTCCTTGAAAGTTGTGCAACCAAGCTTAAACCCTATTTGGGTCAAGCAGTGAAATCCTCGGGTATACCTATGGGTGATTATAGTTTGGTACTTTCTTCAATATGCCAAGACGCATCTGATGCCTTGGAGAAAAATTATACATGTGTTACAAGTGAGCACACG GAAGATAAGAGTGAGTTGGCAAAACGACCACGTGAGGAGTCGGCACAT GTAGTCGAAAAGGATCCAAGGGAAGTTAGTAGTCCCTCTCAACAAGAAAATCCTGATGTGAATATATCTCCAAAGTCGGTCATGAGCAATGGTGTTGCATGCGTTGAAGAAG GTTTGAATATATCTGGTCATGAGGTGTGTAATGATTTAGACTCTGAAAAAGTTGACAACAGTAAAAGTAAGCCAGAACAATCTACCAAGAGACGAAGGAAGAAATCAAGCTCTTCAACTAAATCTGCAAAACTTTCCAAGGGTCAAGTTGCTGCTAATGATAAGGAAACTGAGAAAAAACTTGAAAACAACAGCAAGAAAGTACCCAGTTCCCCTCACGAGGACCATTTTGTTGAAGCAGAAGCAGCAGGACCTTCAGAGAATGACAAAGAGGTTGATGCTAAGACTTTATCACCAAAGGTATACAACAATGAATCTGAAGTTGCTTCTCCACTAGGTGAGAACCTCCATGATGAAAGTCGATCGAAGAAACTTGGACGAACAAAAAGGAAAGATGGCCCTGTAAAAGATGTGGCTGGAGAAGATGTTTCTAAGGTTTCTGGGGGAGGAGCTAGTGATTCAGAAGCCAAACCTACGAGGCGGTCAATGAAAAAGGCACTTGGTCAGAATTCTGTGAGAAAGACTAGTGTTGTAGATTCAGTTAAAAAAGGAAGTGGGGCAGCAACTGATGCAGATGCTAAGAAGCATTCAGCGAAGAAAttagatgaaaacaaaaagggTAGTGGCGGGTCCTCTTCAAAGCAGATTGGGGACAAGAAAAAGGGAGGGAGGACGAAAGCTAACCCTGAAACAGATCTAGCAAAATCAACTGCTACCGATGTGGACAGG gaAGTGGTTTCTTCTCCAAGGCCTGGTACAAAATCAACTAAAGATGAAAGTTCAGAGGAGACTCCCAAGGCAAATGTGAAAAGGAAACGCAGTtcaggaaaagaaaat GAGTCTGATGTGAAGGACTATGGTGAAAACCTTGTTGGTTTACGAGTCAAAGTTTGGTGGCCTGAGGATCGTGA GTTTTACAAAGGTGttattcattctttttattCTGGCAAAAAGAAGCACAAG GTCTTGTACgatgatggtgatgaagaaACATTAAATCTCGTGAAGGAAAAGTGGAAGTTAATTGAAGCTGGTTCAGATGCAGATGAG GAAGGACAAAGTGATCGTGAAAGTCTTGATGCTTCCACCGATAT GCCACCgaagaagaaagggaaaacCAGTGCTGGTGAATCAACTAAGCAAGGAAAGGTGGATGGTTCTTCCAAAAG CGGTGGAGCTGCAGCCTCCAGTAGATCAAAGGGTGTATCCGTGAAGTCTAGCCAAAAGTCCAAAGATGGAAACAAATCCAAAGATTCCAAGACTATTAGCAAATCTGAGGACCGAGTTAGCAGAAAATCTAAGGACGGTACTCCTAAAAGTGGTAGCAGTAAAATTGTTGCAGCTGCTGTTAAGAAAATGAGTAATAAATCCAAAAGCTCTGATACTTCCAAGGCTAACGAATCAAAGGATGATGACACTAGCAAGCCAAAATCTGCTGCCAAGTCTAAGCAAGAAACTCCAAAAGGTGGGAAATCCAAGCAAGAAACCTTGAAGTCTGCCATTTCTAAAGGAAAACCTCTTAAAGGTGGTGGAAAGAGTGATGCTAATGGTAGTGGTAAGGTGAAATCTGGTTTAACGAAGAGAAAATATGCGGAGGATGAAAACTCAGATGCTTGA